A stretch of the Maridesulfovibrio zosterae DSM 11974 genome encodes the following:
- a CDS encoding FecR domain-containing protein, whose amino-acid sequence MSPVASNLNSIGVVLASNGEVFLQSDSGVRQADSGTLVFKGEELVTGPASNAEVRFVDDTLLSQGADSSISLDDYVFDTVGESNSELLFKMSQGTFRLVTGKIAEQNPDRFQIGSPLATIGIRGTTTVHEISPDGQEKHGVEEIHSGKALLVQSIDGEVRLIDSPQALVDIASSGQISTVRPMTVQEFESFRDIAPSAIQQEQDIQEQNREEEEDEQSTGDDPNEEQPNDENADGDEQQADGGETGSQQIAGEGVLEPGVAAFIQGNIVGEDGIQGAINDIVKGVAEQVFEALGEGDIESAQALLDKFDEIPTSDEILELIEGIAAGTESVPEGLENVTFTNDEGVSFILGGSAGESWEGTPDADFYNGQGGNDLISGVDGNDSLKGGDGDDTISGGMGEDYILGDAGNDIINGDCGSDFMDGGEGTDWISFMGVHSGVTVSLASTVAVTEGLDSVTYIDTYRNFENLEGSSYDDTLEGDSGNNTLYGRGGDDTLIGGGGNDTVSYEHDTAAVSVTLTSGGGTATSSESGNDTLVNIMNVIGSEAGDTIIGNSSGNYLFGNDGADTLSGQNGNDTLQGGGGADTLTGGNGADIFYYHERGAGGDTITDFINEAGDKFLFNSDNFEALSRDGGTATFESFAMAEDSNHSGPVYIYDGETNELYYDHDGSGGDAAELIATTNGGPVSEADLDFT is encoded by the coding sequence ATGTCTCCTGTTGCGAGTAATTTGAATTCTATAGGTGTCGTGCTTGCCAGCAATGGTGAAGTATTTCTTCAGTCTGATTCAGGGGTGCGGCAGGCCGATTCAGGGACACTTGTGTTTAAAGGAGAAGAACTCGTTACTGGCCCTGCAAGCAATGCCGAGGTCAGATTTGTAGATGACACTTTACTCTCACAGGGAGCAGATTCAAGCATATCTCTTGATGATTACGTGTTTGATACTGTTGGTGAATCAAATTCTGAGCTTCTGTTCAAAATGAGTCAGGGGACTTTTCGTTTGGTTACAGGCAAGATTGCAGAACAGAACCCGGATCGTTTTCAGATAGGCTCTCCACTTGCCACAATTGGTATCAGGGGAACAACTACAGTTCATGAAATTTCCCCTGATGGTCAGGAAAAGCATGGTGTTGAAGAAATACATAGCGGGAAAGCTTTGCTTGTCCAGTCCATCGATGGTGAAGTCCGTTTGATAGACTCTCCGCAAGCTCTTGTTGATATAGCATCGTCTGGTCAGATTAGTACTGTCCGGCCTATGACTGTTCAGGAATTTGAATCTTTTAGAGATATTGCGCCGTCAGCCATTCAGCAGGAACAGGATATACAGGAACAGAACAGGGAAGAAGAGGAGGATGAGCAATCAACCGGTGATGATCCAAATGAAGAACAGCCTAATGACGAAAATGCCGACGGAGATGAGCAGCAAGCTGATGGTGGTGAAACAGGATCTCAGCAGATAGCTGGTGAAGGAGTACTTGAACCAGGAGTTGCTGCATTTATTCAAGGAAATATTGTTGGTGAAGATGGAATTCAGGGTGCAATAAATGATATAGTTAAGGGCGTTGCTGAACAGGTGTTCGAAGCTTTGGGCGAAGGAGATATCGAGTCGGCTCAGGCTCTGCTTGATAAGTTCGATGAAATCCCGACCAGTGATGAAATTTTAGAACTTATTGAAGGTATCGCTGCTGGGACAGAATCTGTGCCGGAAGGACTGGAAAATGTGACCTTTACCAATGATGAAGGGGTCAGCTTCATTCTTGGCGGTAGTGCTGGTGAGAGTTGGGAAGGAACACCTGATGCCGATTTTTATAACGGTCAGGGAGGCAATGATCTTATTTCCGGTGTTGATGGGAATGATTCACTTAAAGGTGGCGATGGAGATGATACAATTTCTGGCGGAATGGGAGAAGATTATATTTTAGGCGATGCCGGGAATGATATAATTAACGGTGACTGTGGCAGTGATTTCATGGATGGCGGTGAAGGTACTGACTGGATTTCATTTATGGGAGTTCATTCAGGTGTGACAGTAAGTCTTGCCTCTACAGTTGCTGTAACTGAAGGACTTGATTCCGTAACATATATTGATACATATCGAAATTTTGAGAATCTTGAAGGCTCCTCTTACGATGATACTTTAGAGGGAGATAGTGGAAATAATACCTTATACGGTCGGGGCGGAGATGATACTTTGATTGGTGGCGGCGGGAATGATACTGTCTCATATGAGCATGATACTGCAGCCGTATCAGTCACTCTTACCAGTGGAGGCGGTACAGCTACCAGTTCTGAGTCTGGCAATGACACATTAGTAAATATTATGAATGTAATTGGCTCTGAGGCTGGAGATACGATTATTGGTAACAGTTCTGGTAATTATCTTTTTGGGAATGATGGTGCAGATACTCTGAGTGGTCAGAATGGTAATGATACTTTGCAGGGCGGCGGCGGAGCAGATACTCTGACAGGTGGAAATGGTGCAGATATTTTTTATTATCATGAGCGGGGTGCTGGTGGGGATACGATAACCGACTTCATAAATGAAGCCGGGGATAAGTTTTTGTTTAACTCTGACAATTTTGAAGCCTTATCCAGAGATGGCGGTACAGCTACTTTTGAATCATTTGCCATGGCGGAAGATTCCAATCACAGTGGTCCTGTATATATTTATGATGGCGAGACCAACGAGTTATATTATGATCATGACGGATCCGGCGGAGATGCTGCAGAGTTGATTGCTACTACTAATGGCGGTCCGGTTAGTGAGGCTGATTTAGATTTTACATAG